A stretch of the Streptomyces sp. NBC_01428 genome encodes the following:
- a CDS encoding MDR family MFS transporter gives MGAAMRRIHVGNALSAFGLGFTVPFLYVYVAQVRGLGSMTAGIVLAVFAVAALVVLPFAGRAIVRRGPLPVLLVALVTAALGALSLGLASGATTVLLSAAALGAGQAVMQPALATMIVDCSTADTRSRAFAMQFFLQNLGLGVGGLIGGHIVDTSRASSFTLLFAIEAAMFLLLAVIVATVRMPHAPRIGEGAPQGKGGSWKQLLGNRAMVQLSVLGFVLFFACYGQFESGLSAYGVEAAGISTSALGTAMAANTAMIVVAQFAVLKFVERRKRSRVIAAVGLIWAVAWLAAGYAGLGHGSQTMATAAFVSTYALFGLGEAMLSPTVAPLVADLAPTGMAGQYNSAFALVKQLALAVGPAVGGPMGASLHGPYVVVFLLFSLGITVLAVRLGRQLTPVQNQPWLARSRVVAQGGAPAEPVPASA, from the coding sequence ATGGGCGCAGCGATGCGCCGGATCCACGTGGGCAACGCACTCAGCGCGTTCGGGCTCGGCTTTACCGTCCCCTTCCTCTACGTCTATGTGGCGCAGGTGCGGGGACTCGGCTCCATGACGGCGGGCATCGTGCTCGCCGTCTTCGCCGTGGCCGCTCTCGTCGTGCTGCCGTTCGCCGGGCGGGCGATCGTCCGGCGCGGCCCGCTGCCGGTCCTTCTCGTCGCCCTGGTGACGGCCGCTCTCGGGGCGCTGAGCCTCGGGCTTGCGAGCGGCGCGACGACCGTACTGCTGTCGGCTGCGGCGCTGGGTGCCGGTCAGGCCGTGATGCAGCCGGCGCTGGCGACGATGATCGTGGACTGCTCGACGGCGGACACGCGGTCGCGGGCGTTCGCGATGCAGTTCTTCCTGCAGAACCTCGGTCTCGGGGTCGGCGGTCTGATCGGCGGGCACATCGTCGACACCAGCCGTGCGAGTTCGTTCACGCTGCTGTTCGCGATCGAGGCGGCGATGTTCCTGCTGCTGGCCGTGATCGTGGCGACGGTGCGGATGCCGCATGCGCCACGGATCGGCGAGGGTGCGCCGCAGGGCAAGGGAGGCAGCTGGAAGCAGCTGCTCGGCAACCGGGCCATGGTGCAGTTGTCCGTGCTGGGCTTCGTGCTGTTCTTCGCCTGCTACGGCCAGTTCGAGTCGGGGCTCTCGGCCTACGGTGTCGAGGCGGCCGGGATCTCCACGTCCGCGCTCGGTACGGCGATGGCGGCGAACACGGCGATGATCGTGGTCGCGCAGTTCGCGGTGCTGAAGTTCGTGGAGCGTCGCAAGCGGTCCCGTGTGATCGCCGCGGTCGGGCTGATCTGGGCGGTCGCCTGGCTGGCGGCCGGTTACGCGGGGCTCGGGCACGGCAGCCAGACGATGGCCACGGCCGCCTTCGTCTCGACGTACGCGCTCTTCGGGCTCGGTGAGGCGATGCTGTCGCCGACGGTCGCGCCGCTGGTCGCCGATCTGGCGCCGACGGGCATGGCCGGTCAGTACAACTCGGCGTTCGCCCTGGTGAAGCAGCTCGCGCTGGCGGTGGGTCCGGCGGTGGGCGGTCCGATGGGGGCGTCGCTGCACGGCCCGTACGTTGTGGTGTTCCTGCTGTTCTCGCTCGGCATCACGGTGCTCGCCGTGCGGCTCGGGCGGCAGCTCACGCCGGTGCAGAACCAGCCGTGGCTCGCGAGGAGCCGGGTGGTCGCGCAGGGCGGGGCTCCGGCCGAGCCGGTGCCCGCGAGCGCCTGA
- a CDS encoding MarR family winged helix-turn-helix transcriptional regulator: MGDTPGVSEPTLDEQIAAYQREFQDLDPQVEEIVSALSRLNRRMNVAYGRQTAALGISNAEWEVLKALVLAGAPYRLGPSELAKRLGLTPAAMTHRIDRMVGEGLVTRERDESNRVRVIVELTDEGREKWLEAMRMATVFEEDLLQDLSTKERGVLGEVLTRLLRRVEDAQPDAGGRLSDLD; this comes from the coding sequence ATGGGCGACACCCCCGGCGTCAGCGAGCCGACACTCGACGAACAGATCGCCGCGTACCAGCGCGAGTTCCAGGACCTGGACCCCCAGGTCGAGGAGATCGTCTCGGCGCTGTCCCGCCTGAACCGGCGGATGAACGTCGCCTACGGCCGGCAGACGGCCGCACTCGGCATCAGCAACGCCGAGTGGGAGGTCCTCAAGGCCCTCGTGCTCGCGGGTGCCCCGTACCGCCTGGGCCCGAGCGAACTGGCCAAGCGGCTCGGCCTGACCCCCGCCGCCATGACCCACCGCATCGACCGCATGGTCGGCGAGGGCCTGGTCACCCGGGAGCGGGACGAGTCGAACCGGGTCCGCGTCATCGTCGAGCTGACGGACGAGGGCCGGGAGAAGTGGCTGGAGGCGATGCGGATGGCCACGGTCTTCGAGGAGGACCTGCTCCAGGACCTCTCCACCAAGGAGCGCGGTGTACTGGGAGAGGTGCTGACCCGTCTCCTGCGCAGGGTGGAGGACGCCCAGCCGGACGCCGGCGGCCGGCTCAGCGACCTCGATTAA